From one Mytilus trossulus isolate FHL-02 chromosome 10, PNRI_Mtr1.1.1.hap1, whole genome shotgun sequence genomic stretch:
- the LOC134688206 gene encoding uncharacterized protein LOC134688206: MRDLSDWEKITDSITLDTLCDRIGNKKFNRSPYVFGRVLELLEQWNIDIKEVLKAGLTHQKLIFFPDLRTYDSNRNPSIHWSGLGVLRLGSGGVSSENLENRAKTLSMETIIYLDENMDHVQYKIMCKDKVKYKVEGNDEDKVKYKIKGNDKDKVEDNDKDKVKYKVEGNDKDKVRYKVEGNDKDKVRYKVKGNDKDKVKYKVEGNDKDKVRYKVEDNDKDKVKYKVEGNDKDKIRYKIKGNDKDKVNYKIKGNDKDKVEDNDKDKVKYKVAGNDKDKFRYKVEGNDKDKVKYKVEGNDKDKVKYKVEGNDKDKVEDNDKDKVKYKVAGNDKDKVRYKVEGNDKDKVKYKVEGNDNDKVKYKIKGNDKDKVRYKVEGNDKDKVKYKVEGNDNDKVKYKIKGDDKDKSSGDQTEVNDKFNGKVKVKYKVTSKDKVTYKAKGNDKDKFKYKIKGDNKDKVKYKVEGNDKVKYKVEGNDKVKYKVEGNDKDKVKYKVKGNDKDKVKY, translated from the exons ATGAGAGACTTATCTGATTGGGAAAAAATTACAGATTCTATAACTTTAGACACTTTATGTGATCGAATTGGGAATAAAAAGTTTAACAGGTCACCGTATGTGTTTGGTCGTGTTTTGGAGCTTTTAGAACAATGGAATATAGATATAAAGGAGGTGCTAAAAGCGGGACTTACTCATCAGAAGCTTATTTTTTTCCCCGACCTGCGTACGTATGATTCCAATAGAAATCCTAGCATCCATTGGAGTGGACTAGGAGTTCTACGACTTGGTTCTGGAGGTGTAAGTTCAGAAAACCTAGAAAATAGGGCAAAAACACTGTCAATGGAAACAATCATATACTTAGATGAAAATAT GgatcatgttcagtacaagataATGTGTAAGGATAAGGTTAAGTATAAGGTTGAGGGTAATGATGAGGATAAGGTTAAATATAAGATTAAGGGTAATGATAAGGATAAG GTTGAGGATAATGATAAGGATAAGGTTAAGTATAAGGTTGAGGGTAATGATAAGGATAAGGTTAGGTATAAGGTTGAGGGAAATGATAAGGATAAGGTTAGGTATAAGGTTAAGGGTAATGATAAGGATAAGGTTAAGTATAAGGTTGAGGGTAATGATAAGGATAAGGTTAGGTATAAGGTTGAGGATAATGATAAGGATAAGGTTAAGTATAAGGTTGAGGGTAATGATAAGGATAAGATTAGGTATAAGATTAAGGGTAATGATAAGGATAAGGTTAATTATAAGATTAAGGGTAATGATAAGGATAAG GTTGAGGATAATGATAAGGATAAGGTTAAGTATAAGGTTGCGGGTAATGATAAGGATAAGTTTAGGTATAAGGTTGAGGGTAATGATAAGGATAAGGTTAAGTATAAGGTTGAGGGTAATGATAAGGATAAGGTTAAGTATAAGGTTGAGGGTAATGATAAGGATAAG GTTGAGGATAATGATAAGGATAAGGTTAAGTATAAGGTTGCGGGTAATGATAAGGATAAGGTTAGGTATAAGGTTGAGGGTAATGATAAGGATAAGGTTAAGTATAAGGTTGAGGGTAATGATAATGATAAGGTTAAGTATAAGATTAAGGGTAATGATAAGGATAAGGTTAGGTATAAGGTTGAGGGTAATGATAAGGATAAGGTTAAGTATAAGGTTGAGGGTAATGATAATGATAAGGTTAAGTATAAGATTAAGGGTGATGATAAGGATAAG TCGTCTGGTGATCAGACTGAGGTTAATGATAAGTTTAACGGTAAAGTTAAGGTTAAGTACAAGGTAACGTCTAAGGATAAGGTTACGTATAAGGCTAAGGGTAATGATAAGGATAAGTTTAAGTATAAGATTAAGGGTGATAATAAGGATAAGGTTAAGTATAAGGTTGAGGGTAATGATAAGGTTAAGTATAAGGTTGAGGGTAATGATAAGGTTAAGTATAAGGTTGAGGGTAATGATAAGGATAAGGTTAAGTATAAGGTTAAGGGTAATGATAAGGATAAGGTTAAGTATTAG
- the LOC134688611 gene encoding uncharacterized protein LOC134688611, with translation MRSGDCRVCSIANRKGEVFRKHKCSKNWTGSAKAMEPDMVVQMIRDLKEQNVPISELAGDDDSTGYNRAIKEMPDLHMEKTSDRNHVTKNIVNKLYSMKPKHKELSVMVINAITRNFAYMVDQNKGNQTGIENGLRASIDHIFGEHAHCVQSWCGYLKDKTTYKHSSLPHGKDLKSLDLKSDLEKLFLDKLVPNSKKLANLASSQANESLNMTIATKAPKYKHYSASSSLSYRVSSAVLQKNEGYSYVSEVHESSGLSPGTETLKRSLKLNRKRDRKSTVSKTREGKKQRLLLKKKRSSKNSGMEVREGKTYESEIGLEHPDQEEIPEVMEIDKFDKEAITVAPLLVFDLETTGLSRSSDIIQLAACSKDSTFDTYILPSQPISKEATNITKITVRGNNMLYNSKPVNFKYPHQALTDFITFLSEFSCKPILVGHNIKRFDCHILYNALRFYNMYSEFCSHIIGFVDSLDVFKHVVPGLSSYSQTNLVDTLLDETYAAHNALEDTRLLFRLITCTSQGNVISDNIKDFIFSSNYPHNCHMHQDNLTTFSEAINCKALSKATALKAARSNLRLCHLKLSIERNGLDGLRALLSELTNQGKVRVTSCKKIIQKMYDFLTPES, from the exons ATGAGATCTGGGGATTGCAGAGTATGCAGCATAGCAAACAGAAAAGGAGAAGTATTCAGAAAACATAAGTGCTCTAAAAACTGGACTGGATCAGCAAAAGCAATGGAGCCTGACATGGTTGTCCAGATGATCCGTGATTTGAAGGAACAAAATGTCCCAATATCAGAACTTGCTGGGGATGATGATTCAACTGGATACAACAGAGCCATTAAGGAAATGCCGGATCTTCATATGGAGAAAACTAGTGATCGCAATCATGTAACCAAAAATATCGTCAACAAATTATACAGCATGAAGCCAAAGCATAAGGAATTATCTGTAATGGTGATAAATGCTATTACCAGAAACTTTGCCTACATGGTTGACCAAAATAAGGGAAACCAAACTGGAATAGAAAATGGGTTAAGAGCGTCGATTGATCACATTTTTGGTGAACATGCACACTGTGTGCAAAGTTGGTGTGGCTACTTAAAAGACAAAACCACCTACAAACATTCAAGCCTTCCACATGGCAAAGATTTAAAATCTTTGGACTTGAAGTCTGATCTTGAAAAACTGTTCTTGGATAAATTGGTGCCAAACTCAAAGAAACTGGCAAATCTAGCAAGTTCTCAAGCTAATGAGAGTTTGAATATGACCATAGCTACTAAAGCACCAAAATACAAACATTACTCTGCCTCATCCAGCTTAAGCTACAGAGTTAGTTCAGCAGTTCTACAGAAAAATGAAGGCTATAGCTATGTGTCTGAG GTACATGAATCATCTGGATTATCACCTGGTACTGAAACATTGAAGAGATCattgaaattaaacagaaaGAGAGACAGAAAGTCAACTGTTTCGAAGACAAGAGAGGGAAAAAAACAACGTCTGCTTCTGAAGAAGAAAAGAAGTTCCAAGAATTCTGGAATGGAAGTCAGAGAAGGAAAAACTTACGAAAGTGAAATAG GACTGGAACATCCAGATCAAGAAGAAATTCCTGAAGTTATGGAAATAGACAAATTTGACAAAGAAGCAATTACAGTAGCACCTTTGTTGGTGTTTGACTTAGAAACCACAGGCCTTA gtAGATCATCTGATATTATACAACTTGCAGCCTGTTCAAAAGACAGCACTTTTGATACCTACATCTTACCAAGCCAACCAATATCAAAAGAAGCCACCAACATCACAAAGATCACAGTGCGTGGAAACAATATGCTGTACAATTCAAAACCAGTCAACTTTAAATATCCACATCAAGCTCTTACTGATTTCATTACATTTCTGTCAGAATTTTCATGTAAACCAATTCTTGTTGGACACAATATCAAGAGATTTGACTGTCATATTTTGTACAATGCCTTAAGATTTTATAACATGTACTCAGAATTTTGTAGCCATATAATTGGATTTGTAGATAGTTTAGATGTATTTAAACATGTTGTTCCTGGACTAAGTTCTTATAGTCAGACAAATCTTGTTGACACACTTCTTGATGAAACCTATGCTGCTCATAATGCCTTAGAGGACACTAGACTATTATTTAGATTAATCACTTGTACATCACAAGGAAATGTTATATCTGATAACatcaaagattttattttttcttccaacTATCCACATAACTGTCACATGCATCAAGATAATTTAACAACTTTTAGTGAGGCTATTAACTGTAAAGCTTTATCTAAAGCCACAGCTTTGAAAGCTGCACGTTCTAATTTAAGGTTGTGTCATTTAAAATTATCTATTGAAAGAAATGGATTAGATGGTTTACGCGCACTGTTGTCCGAACTTACGAATCAAGGAAAAGTGCGTGTAACCAGTTGTAAAAAGATTATTCAAAAGATGTATGACTTTTTGACTCCTGAAAGTTAA